One genomic window of Cololabis saira isolate AMF1-May2022 chromosome 3, fColSai1.1, whole genome shotgun sequence includes the following:
- the si:ch73-22o12.1 gene encoding nectin-2 isoform X1: MARHDVRNSPERTKMIGLLCFVASILSPHGTLGQRVKVEPEVSSYPGQTVLLRCAFSDPTGVQLTMVTWIYEPKEGERMNIAVLHPSFDPNYPISPLRDRVSFVAKDLDVSNPSIQITNLTMSDAGKYICEYATYPSGNEQGITQLVMLAKPLNSASAATVVAGSQLAVVATCESVDGRPPAKISWVTTANGNATTESKPGADNTVTVISKYRMIPKSSDNGKDISCVVEHRTQVKSDSIKLKLAIQYPPEVTIVGYDNNWYMGRTNVVLTCQAKANPVPLSVNWKTMSGEMPDTVVIKDKELKVLKVDETVNTTFVCEVKNRIGISKDQVTAIVREPSQNSSNAGVVAGAVIGSLLALLLVAALIAVLIARSRRQQQGYRANGTDMKTRIFGGGKKVSKNGTGGGAGSGGGGGGNNNGPIYVYNESSSQGLGEKNNHHQPLTMEGHPEIVATTPTAQDILLSSELYDAERRKFDEMEDDERYDHFSGVAPILQLRPANDQDKMVEDYLDDDMESQRDGSVISRTAVYV; encoded by the exons GAACATTGGGTCAGCGGGTGAAGGTAGAGCCAGAGGTATCGTCATATCCTGGCCAGACGGTCCTCCTGCGCTGTGCCTTCTCAGATCCCACCGGGGTCCAGCTCACAATG GTCACATGGATCTATGAGCCGAAGGAGGGTGAAAGGATGAACATAGCTGTGCTTCACCCCAGTTTTGATCCCAACTATCCCATTTCACCTCTGAGGGATAGAGTCAGCTTTGTAGCCAAAGATCTGGATGTGTCCAACCCTTCCATCCAGATAACTAATCTTACGATGAGTGACGCAGGGAAGTACATCTGTGAATATGCAACCTACCCCAGTGGCAATGAGCAAGGCATCACTCAGCTGGTCATGTTGG CAAAGCCCCTCAACTCGGCCTCCGCCGCCACGGTGGTGGCTGGCAGTCAGTTAGCTGTGGTGGCTACCTGCGAGTCCGTAGATGGGCGCCCACCTGCCAAGATCTCCTGGGTGACCACAGCCAACGGTAATGCAACAACAGAGTCTAAGCCAGGGGCCGACAACACCGTGACGGTGATCAGCAAGTACCGCATGATTCCCAAATCGTCAGACAACGGGAAGGACATCAGCTGTGTGGTGGAGCACAGGACCCAGGTCAAATCAGACAGCATCAAGCTGAAGCTAGCCATTCAAT ATCCCCCTGAGGTGACAATAGTCGGGTATGACAATAATTGGTATATGGGTCGCACAAACGTGGTGCTCACCTGTCAGGCTAAAGCAAATCCTGTTCCACTCTCTGTCAACTGGAAAAC TATGTCCGGTGAGATGCCAGACACAGTGGTGATCAAAGACAAAGAGTTGAAGGTGCTAAAGGTGGATGAGACTGTCAACACCACTTTTGTCTGCGAGGTGAAGAACCGCATCGGGATCAGCAAGGACCAGGTCACCGCCATAGTCAGAG AGCCCTCACAGAACTCTTCCAATGCTGGCGTGGTAGCAGGAGCTGTTATAGGCTCCCTGCTGGCTCTCCTTTTGGTTGCCGCCCTCATTGCCGTGCTCATCGCCCGTAGCCGCAGGCAGCAACAGGGTTACCGAGCCAACGGCACCGACATGAAGACGCGCATATTTGGTGGCGGCAAGAAGGTGAGCAAGAACGGCACAGGTGGAGGGGCAGgaagcggcggcggcggcggcggcaacAACAACGGCCCCATCTACGTTTACAACGAGAGCTCGTCCCAAGGCCTCGGAGAGAAAAACAACCACCACCAGCCACTCACCATGGAGGGCCACCCTGAAATTGTCGCCACTACACCCACCGCCCAAGACATCCTCCTCAGCAGCGAATTATATGATGCAGAGAGGAGGAAGTTTGATGAGATGGAGGACGACGAGCGGTACGACCACTTCTCTGGAGTGGCCCCCATCCTTCAGCTTCGCCCTGCTAATGACCAGGACAAAATGGTTGAAGATTACCTGGATGATGACATGGAGTCCCAGAGGGATGGCTCGGTCATCTCGCGGACTGCTGTCTACGTATAA